TTGACGAAAGcttcattttcaagttttttgtCAGAAGTGTATTTTGGCAATTCTTtaactttttggacccttaTACTTTTTTCTTCGAACAGacattttgagtgttaaacacacttttagacCCTTCAAACGCTcacccaaacatgctcttatttTGTTCAATTCTTggacacttatatatatatatatatatatatatatatataatacttgaaaatcaagaaaagaaaaagaaagtattttCTTCATAACCTGTACATACATAGAGTTTCTGCATGCACTAAAACAGTAGTTCATTTTGATTATGAATCATACACCAGTATTGCAGTGTGATCCTAACAAGGCCTGTTGTTGTTCCTGCAGTTGAAAGGAAACTCTCTGGAAGTAGAAGAagtataattaaataaaaaggatacttttattttatagtacCTGAACTTTGTTGTTGTATCTTTGTATCATGCTGTGTGCTGTACTGTAGTAGACATGGTAGTGGAATTAAAAGCAACTAGATCTACATATGTAATATCTTTTCTCTTAGACTTTTGGAGTAATTACTGAATCTTGCATGAACTTGGTTATATAAACcagaaataattaatattagtaTTAGTGTCAacaattactattattattgttattatgaCAGCTTTTTATAGTAttgatgaaaaaataatattattcttcaCACTTATGTCACACCGGCTGATATGGTGTGTTTTAAGTAGTTTATAATGCTGACCActtaaaagaataaaagtgTAAGCCACTCATTAATCATGTTTTGACATAGGCCGGTGTGGTAAATGGGCATGAagtatagcattattcttgaTAAAATCATACTACAAGCTCAAGGGGTCtattggaaaatgttttttcatttcctcctttttaaaaaataactaagAATTGAACCATAGGCAATGACAGACTATTTAGTATTTTGGGTGAGTGTGACCCAGTCTCTTGTAAAACCGACACCAAAAGTTATATATGCATGAAAGccgagtaatgttagaagtcatTTGTGTTATTCTTGCATGTGTCACTTATATGCGGTTAGCATCTTATATATgagttttaattttcattttttaaaatattctccACATGATTCTCATGTTCTTTCTTTTAACCCTtcttacattttatttatttttttttaatgtaaaactaaaatattaatgaaCACCTAGCGTTCTAGACCCAGCGTTGTGGAAGAATGAATGCAACCATTGAATGGGGACTATTTACCAGAATTTGATTAGATGCAAGTGGTGGAATTAATTCGGAGAAATGGGTTTATGCAAATttagaaagtaaaaataaataaataaataaaaaataaaataaaatcaaaaatcaaaaatcaaaattggtattcttccaaaaagtaaaaaaggaagTCAAGGATAGTCAATCACAAAATAGGAAGTGAGAAAGATATAATCCAAGTTTAGAATTCCTCTTTTCATTttacaaccgatcaaagaatCTTTTTGTAGATTTGACCAAAAAGGgcaagaaaaatatatgaaagagTCGCATGAGATGCGTTCGATTCCCTCCACTCACTCACGCATCTCtctcaatcaaatcatattCCTTGTGCTATTCAATTATTTTCTATGACTCTACTTTTTTACTAACTTtaatgaaaagtaaataaaaacaGTTAACTAGAACCATTATAAAGTGCGAGGCATGGGAATACTATAAAGGGGAGTAAATGTTTTTTATCCTAGAATTTTTGTTATTCACATGTTTGAAAATCAGTTCTATTATAAAGTGCGAGGCATGGAAATATTTGAAAGATTATAATGGGAAGGGaacttatttttcaaaaaaatttcctcgCAATTACTTGATCATTTGTAAACACTcaggttgaaacttgaaaggtAACAATGTTCAAAAAGAACACATTAGTCGGATTTATATTAATACAATTAACACACTTGTAATTCTTAAGCGCAAACTATTACATGCCCTAGAGCTGTAGACCTGAAAGAGAACATGTTTATTCACCGATCTTactatatgatatatgatatggtacatattacacaaacaaaacaaaaaatcacttAATAAACTAAAACTCTAATGAAATTTGCATTTTCCAGAGAACTTCCTGCAAGAAAAGATTCATGATGTTCTTGGAAGGATAtctgaaaatgaaaaatcatggtAGGGTGGACCTGCAACAAAGAAAACATGTAGGAATAAGTAGCAATTTTACAAGAATTAACAAATTCATTCCAATTACATAGGAATGGCACTATGCATTAACAGATTATGCATAGTACataatataacatttttcttgtaaGTCTTATATGCAATATCCTGACCTTCATGTTCACCAAGAATGTAAAATGGAACATGTGCAATCATCTTGGTGCGGCCTTCGCTCCAGTTTACTGTGCCAGGATTCTGCGCTTGTCCACAAGAAGGTCGTGAAGGGCCCAAAACAGACAAACAAATTGCAGGTTCATTCATTAGACCCAAATAATCACGAGCCCTCCTCCAAACTCTCGCATCTGAGAATCGAGATCGTGCTACCTTGACATGAATATCCAAGTTAAAATGTGTTAGTTGATAAAGAACAATAGCAGCATCAAATATGCAATGAAGAACTTTTGCATACACACGAGTTTGGCGGATATTGTTACAGATTATGGTCAACACTGATAAACAGACCTTGCCCAACGACACACGTGCCCTTGGCAGTAATTCGCGGTGATGTGTAGCAAGCTTTGCAATAGCTGTTACAACAAAACATAGAAGCCTAGACTGTGATGACTTTCTGAAGCTTTCACTATCAGCACTCACGGCTGAATCCTGCCTTAGACCTAGACGACTTTGGAAGGGCACAAAGGAGATAGAGTCAGTAACATGAAGCCAACATAGAAAAGCAAATCACTACAAAAGCAAAGAGCAAAGGCTAGTCTAATTTATACCTAGATGAAAGGTTTTCATACAATAGTAGCTCTAAACTCTCAAAAAGCTCACGAGCTGCATCTTTGTGTGATCCGCCACCGCCACCATGCTCCCCAATGGCCCAGCACAATTGTAATGCCAACTCTGTCTACAGAAGGaaacaaacagagaaataatCTGTCAGAACAAACTAATGGCCCCTTTCTGCCTTGATCAATGGGAGGTCATCAACTGACCTTCGCAGGGCTGTCATAAGCTTCAGAAAGCCTGTCCATTATAGGCTTCTGCAAAGAATTTAACCGACTatttattgaaaagaagtaaaaagatCAAATATCATTATGGCTTAGGTTTCTATGCCACATTAGCATGAGACAGTTAACATCACAACTACACCATGTTGCCAGTATCAATAATTTGTGACCAGCTGACCAAGCATTATTTGCAacgttaaaataaaaaagaagaccCGCCACTTAAAACTGCCTTCAAATTGTTTCAACGTTTTTTTCCCTTGCTTTGAACAATTCAAGAccttaaaaaactaaatttttcaAGATAACAACAAAGTATGATGAAGTTATATCATAAAATCAGGGTGGTTCTTTGCAAGTTCAAGTTGGAGATGAAATCCCAGCTCACCCACCCAAGAGTCAAAAACTCTTCCAGAAATTGAGGTTGGGCTTATACAGAGAAATATGACCACCAAAAGCCTTTACAAAGgtaaataacaacaacaaaaaaaattccataaataTACTTCTGTGCAAAATATCTGTTAGGTTAGACAcgaaaaaacaattaaagagATAATTCCATACATGGGAGAGAAGTGCATAAAGAATGTTTTTTACAACTAAAATATTTATGTTAAAACCCTTTCCTTGAATTTTGAACTGTATAATCTCAATATTGAGGACACTCAATATTTTTTGATGaccttttttttatcttttatctttttctagttaggtagTTCTCTTGTATTCTTCATGTGTACTTGAGTGCGCCCTTtggtttttaatgaatttcaaatacttacaataaaaaaatatatagaggaCACTTTTTCACATTGGTGCTGGTAACACACTTTTGCACCAAGCGTTTCaatttttgattgaaaattcCTCATGACACTACCTTGTGATACTTATTAGTAAGTGGATCATCAACAGGCAGTTGAAAGACAATTGGTTCAATATCAACCATATAAGTAATGTGTTTTCATGAAAATACCTTCAAAAGTGCGATAAAATCTGGAGAGCGCAGAAATGCAGCAAGCATGAACTCTAACAGCCTTTTGCGAATctacaaacataaacaactCCTCTGACATATATACTCCCACTTTTTCAAAATCTAGTATCAGTTGTAATTTGTCATGGAAATATCTAAGCAACAAAGGATAACCAAGATTATAGCAGCACAATCATATTTCATGCACAATTGACTAAAAAACATATGCAAAATCACTAGAAAAACAATACTTCTTCATGATATTAAACATGCATTAGTAGTTTTGTTACTTAAGGTCTAACTGCAAATGCATTTTCTCGGTCCTAAGGCTAATGACAATACTTTTCTAGTATGACATAATCTTTTTCCTGTATTTGGGACACAGAGAAacaaggaataaaataaaaaacaacatgaGAAGAAACAAAGTATTGACGCTTCTCAAGaaaacttttacaaaaaataaaaataaaaaaataacggggaaaaaaaaagtctgGGCATCAGAATACATATACAAATCCATGAAGGAGAAGGATACTAATGAGTAAGCAGCAAGAGTCATGTTCAATATGATCTAAGCCTGAATATGATCTAAGCCCCATAATTACAATAAGCAATATTTAATCTCTATGATGGTCttagtaaatttttatttgtctttaccTCACTATTGCATTGTTTTAACAGGCCAACACAACTCATGCATCCATATAGGACTGCTGCTGTGACCTCACACTCCACCCATAATTTTATGGAATTGAAGGAGAAGATGTCATTTGGTCCAAAGATCATTGCCCTTAATATTGCAAATTGAAAAGAAGATGTACATAAATTCAAAGCAAGAAAGCCTATTCAGTCTCTACTTCGTATACAAGCATACCTAAATTAACTTTACCAGCCAACTCCATCTATAAACTATTTTTGATGAATGATAATTTATTAGAAGGAGAAAATCTCATGTACACGAAAAGTATATAAGAGGAGCAACCACCCTACTGGGGTTGAAATTAGGAACAAAAGTTACAACCCAATCTAAAAGGGCACTCAAGAAAGAAGATTTTAGTTGAAGCACATTAGACTTGTGGTCTTCGAAAAGAAGacgattttttttctctaaatgcTCCACATCAGTAAAGTAGGGAAGACTTTCCATATGGCCTCTTTGGACTGTCCTCTCCCTTGCGTCTTCCAACAATGAAGTAGCTCCACAACATTGCTAGTCATTACCCATCAGACTGTGAATTGCTAGTAAACTCACAATGGCCTCAAATGCCATTTCTCtataaattaccaaaataaactttatttatttaagaagtAAGCCAACTGAATGGCATTTTCTTCATTGGGTTGGTGAGGCAGGCCATCCTACATATATTACAAGCTTATGGATCCCACACAAGTCCCCTGTTCCCCTGACATCTAGTTATTCTATATCTTATTGTACCTTCAGCAACCAAACCTACATGGCAATGACAAAAAATGAACATCAAAGGAAAGCAACTTAACTATATTGAACTACATACACACCTCATAAGAGAAACTTTTGTCTGGAAATATTGtagcaatttttgacattaGCAGCGGTATCAGTGCACAGATTAAAGCTGAAAAGTAAACACACACAAATCTCATAACTGTCAGCAACTTGCAAGGAAAATGTCATGAAACTTAAATAAATGACTTTTGCAAATTATGATGTTTCTATACCAATAAAAAAGGATACcaatgttaaaataaaatttaaaactgtATCAACATACAATTATTGACACCACGCAGTGCTATGGAAAAGTACACATCGAGAATCCGAGGTGCCATTTTAAGAATTTGTTTTAGCCTATCAGACTGAGGGGTATTAATTGCAGCCTGTAACACTGTGGCCATCCCAAGAGAAGTCCAGTGGCGTTCCTGAAATACAATATTAATCAAAGTCAAGAATTAATTTCAAGCATCTAGTATACACATGTGAGTGTAGAaagttaagtcccacattgaaaagatgTTACACATGT
This genomic interval from Corylus avellana chromosome ca3, CavTom2PMs-1.0 contains the following:
- the LOC132176292 gene encoding uncharacterized protein LOC132176292 isoform X2, translated to MENRDRDWDFHLRTLSSSTRDSTVANDPASDPALLHSVRKLYELCKAENSEDLVARFYPQINKLFHRAVASLSQSRTSNGLLLLAILQFYLDFGEIVLHDADPSLRIFFRSCLSREFSDPVVAEATLEFLNMNKKKLLTSFPTLLPQFFPLLLKLIAWNGERLEKSFLKVFPGLMSPGSFLPLFPSLVDFPILVVALEKVGRSSGSLIGSSIASIQKSAAPEMLLALMDEAYTGSTIGDGGGDSESEDSNTMDVADPLFLELLKDENDGLAERHWTSLGMATVLQAAINTPQSDRLKQILKMAPRILDVYFSIALRGVNNSLICALIPLLMSKIATIFPDKSFSYEIRKRLLEFMLAAFLRSPDFIALLKTELALQLCWAIGEHGGGGGSHKDAARELFESLELLLYENLSSSRLGLRQDSAVSADSESFRKSSQSRLLCFVVTAIAKLATHHRELLPRARVSLGKVARSRFSDARVWRRARDYLGLMNEPAICLSVLGPSRPSCGQAQNPGTVNWSEGRTKMIAHVPFYILGEHEGPPYHDFSFSDILPRTS
- the LOC132176292 gene encoding uncharacterized protein LOC132176292 isoform X1 yields the protein MENRDRDWDFHLRTLSSSTRDSTVANDPASDPALLHSVRKLYELCKAENSEDLVARFYPQINKLFHRAVASLSQSRTSNGLLLLAILQFYLDFGEIVLHDADPSLRIFFRSCLSREFSDPVVAEATLEFLNMNKKKLLTSFPTLLPQFFPLLLKLIAWNGERLEKSFLKVFPGLMSPGSFLPLFPSLVDFPILVVALEKVGRSSGSLIGSSIASIQKSAAPEMLLALMDEAYTGSTIGDGGGDSESEDSNTMDVADPLFLELLKDENDGLAERHWTSLGMATVLQAAINTPQSDRLKQILKMAPRILDVYFSIALRGVNNSLICALIPLLMSKIATIFPDKSFSYEIRKRLLEFMLAAFLRSPDFIALLKKPIMDRLSEAYDSPAKTELALQLCWAIGEHGGGGGSHKDAARELFESLELLLYENLSSSRLGLRQDSAVSADSESFRKSSQSRLLCFVVTAIAKLATHHRELLPRARVSLGKVARSRFSDARVWRRARDYLGLMNEPAICLSVLGPSRPSCGQAQNPGTVNWSEGRTKMIAHVPFYILGEHEGPPYHDFSFSDILPRTS